The Henckelia pumila isolate YLH828 chromosome 2, ASM3356847v2, whole genome shotgun sequence genome includes a window with the following:
- the LOC140883062 gene encoding phosphatidylinositol/phosphatidylcholine transfer protein SFH1-like, whose product MVFITEEMIDRLQSLLEKIDEPLKKSFQNMHNGHERETLVRFLKARDGNVLDAHQMLIDCLKWRIQNEIDNILLKPIDIHVYTAIRESQLLGVSGYTKEGLPVIAVGVGLSTYDKASIHYYVQSHIQINEYRDRVILPSATKKYGRYIGTCIKILDMSGLKLSALSQIKILTVISTIDDLNYPEKTETYYIVNAPYIFAACWKVVKPLLRERTRKRVQVLSGSGRDDLLKIMDYQSLPHFCRREGSGSSRHSGNGTVSDCFSFDHPFHQQLYNYIKEQSAQVTLPVPIKHGSFHVDFPEPGPEDVKIAETIEMEFQRIGNQNGVSHSLHKLNINGD is encoded by the exons ATGGTTTTCATAACTGAAGAAATGATCGACCGGCTTCAATCCCTTTTGGAAAAAA TTGATGAACCATTGAAGAAGTCTTTCCAG AATATGCACAACGGACACGAAAGGGAGACCTTGGTGAGGTTTTTAAAAGCAAGGGATGGGAATGTTTTGGATGCACATCAAATG CTTATTGACTGTTTGAAATGGAGGATACAAAATGAAATTGATAACATACTACTG AAGCCAATTGATATTCACGTGTATACAGCAATACGAGAATCACAGCTTCTTGGAGTTTCTGGATATACGAAAGAG GGTCTTCCTGTAATTGCTGTTGGTGTAGGGCTCAGCACATATGACAAAGCTTCT ATTCACTATTATGTCCAATCACATATACAAATTAACGAATACAGAGATCGTGTTATATTG CCTTCTGCTACGAAAAAATATGGACGGTATATTGGCACCTGCATAAAGATTTTGGACATGTCTGGCCTAAAGCTTTCAGCCTTAAGTCAAATTAAG ATATTGACTGTGATCTCTACAATAGATGACCTGAACTATCCTGAGAAGACGGAGACTTATTACATAGTCAATGCTCCATATATATTTGCTGCATGTTGGAAG GTTGTTAAACCTCTTTTGCGCGAGAGAACAAGGAAGAGAGTGCAGGTTCTTTCCGGCTCTGGAAGGGACGACTTGTTGAAG ATTATGGATTATCAATCCCTCCCGCATTTTTGTCGAAGAGAAGGCTCAGGTTCATCTCGGCATTCTGGCAATGGAACTGTTAGTGACTGTTTTTCATTTGACCATCCCTTCCACCAGCAGCTTTACAACTATATCAAGGAGCAATCTGCCCAAGTCACCTTGCCTGTACCAATCAAACATGGCTCGTTCCACGTGGATTTTCCCGAGCCTGGCCCGGAAGATGTAAAAATCGCTGAGACCATAGAAATGGAGTTTCAAAGAATCGGTAACCAAAACGGGGTTTCCCACTCATTACACAAGCTTAACATAAACGGTGATTGA